In Pseudomonas sp. ADAK18, a single window of DNA contains:
- a CDS encoding DUF692 domain-containing protein, whose product MMTLSSPRSASQTQAPGLPRRAGLGLKNEHFTQVLETLPDVGFFEVHAENYMVAGGPFHHYLGLIREQYPLSLHGVGLSIGGEGPLNREHLARLAMLIERYQPHSFSEHLAWSSHGPVFLNDLLPLAYDHETLNRVCEHIDQVQTALNRPMLLENPSTYLQFHSSTLDETVFISEVIRRTGCGLLLDVNNVYVSCINHQRDPVSYIDALPLHAVGEIHLAGFAEDTDSLGERLLIDDHGAPIDNAVWHLYQHVLKRTGPVATLIERDNQVPAFSVLHAEARQADRYLMEVLS is encoded by the coding sequence ATGATGACGCTTTCATCCCCCCGCTCCGCCTCCCAGACTCAGGCGCCCGGCCTTCCCCGCCGGGCAGGGTTGGGCCTCAAGAACGAGCACTTCACGCAAGTGCTCGAGACCCTGCCCGATGTCGGTTTCTTTGAAGTCCACGCCGAAAACTACATGGTGGCCGGTGGTCCTTTTCATCACTACCTGGGTTTGATTCGCGAGCAGTACCCACTGTCGCTGCACGGTGTCGGCCTGTCTATCGGCGGCGAAGGCCCACTGAACCGCGAACACCTGGCACGCCTGGCGATGCTGATCGAACGCTATCAACCCCACTCCTTTTCCGAACACCTGGCCTGGTCCAGCCATGGCCCGGTGTTCCTCAACGATTTACTGCCCCTGGCCTACGATCACGAAACCCTGAACCGTGTGTGCGAGCACATCGACCAGGTGCAAACCGCCCTCAATCGGCCAATGCTGCTGGAGAACCCGTCGACTTATCTGCAATTCCACTCCTCCACCCTGGACGAAACGGTCTTCATCAGCGAAGTCATTCGGCGCACCGGTTGCGGCCTGCTGCTGGACGTCAACAACGTGTACGTCTCCTGCATCAACCACCAGCGTGATCCCGTAAGCTACATCGATGCCTTGCCACTTCACGCGGTGGGTGAGATTCATCTGGCAGGTTTTGCTGAAGACACTGACAGCCTTGGTGAGCGCCTTCTGATCGATGACCATGGCGCACCCATCGACAACGCCGTATGGCACCTGTACCAACATGTGCTGAAGCGAACCGGACCAGTGGCCACGTTGATCGAGCGGGATAATCAGGTGCCTGCTTTCAGCGTGCTGCATGCCGAAGCACGCCAGGCCGACCGGTATCTGATGGAGGTGCTCTCGTGA
- a CDS encoding bifunctional diguanylate cyclase/phosphodiesterase, which translates to MEWLGLHFFTDLPENGHLLLNCSHNPFLVLLAYLVACAASFGTLNMAERVGHVDNPTAQRRWRWLGAACLAGGIWSTHFISMLAFQTPVAIHYELTMTFASLLIALIASLFAMQTLSHAQLHWHQYLLASVWMGLGIALMHYVGMGAMRSEAVPYFETGLLVLSIVIAMGASLAALLLSRYLRNGSGMFHQLLKYAACLVLGAGILTMHFTGMAAMKLMLPSGVAPSVPLDNNPMQLGLMMAVITLLVIGSSVSAALADKKLQHKETDLRRVNALLSELDQARASLQQVAHYDALTSLLNRRGFNQIFAEKLAEKTQSEGMLAVIFLDIDHFKRINDSLGHDAGDQLLTVLANQIKGSVRSHDDVVARFGGDEFCILISIHHRDEARHMAQRIMQKMKDPIELAGRRMVMTTSIGISLFPEDGSTSEELLKTADLALYQSKDAGRNSLNFFSSNLKTRAFLELQLEEELRSALRDRNELVLYYQPILDLQKGKVTRLEALVRWQHPQHGLLMPDRFISIAEHNGLIGELDNWVLRQACADLSLLSERGYPELTVAVNCSALNLARDELADEIESALRSSGIAANRLELEVTENALMGNISSTLVLLRQIRALGVSLSIDDFGTGYSSLAYLKRLPLNTLKIDRSFIQDIPKSTPDIEIVQAIIGMAHTLHLQVITEGVETVQQLEILQKHGCDFVQGYLLSAAVPVSDITAVIAGLDQRNLLNPLSLAGGKDVRLLQDPAPGRSGSTSVVRPIR; encoded by the coding sequence ATGGAATGGCTTGGTTTGCATTTTTTTACCGACCTTCCAGAGAACGGGCATTTATTACTCAATTGCAGTCATAACCCCTTTCTGGTGCTACTGGCGTATCTGGTCGCCTGTGCGGCGAGTTTTGGCACCCTCAACATGGCCGAACGGGTCGGTCATGTCGACAATCCCACAGCACAGCGCCGTTGGCGCTGGCTCGGTGCGGCTTGTCTGGCAGGCGGCATCTGGTCCACCCATTTCATCAGCATGCTGGCCTTCCAGACGCCCGTTGCCATTCACTACGAATTGACCATGACGTTCGCCTCATTGCTGATCGCGCTGATCGCGTCGTTGTTCGCCATGCAAACCCTCAGTCATGCGCAACTGCATTGGCACCAATACCTGCTGGCCTCGGTATGGATGGGACTGGGCATTGCGCTGATGCACTACGTCGGTATGGGCGCCATGCGTTCCGAGGCGGTGCCGTACTTCGAGACTGGGTTGCTCGTGCTGTCCATTGTGATTGCGATGGGCGCCAGCCTGGCGGCGCTCTTGCTATCGCGCTATTTGCGCAACGGCAGTGGCATGTTCCATCAGTTGCTCAAATACGCCGCCTGTCTGGTGCTCGGTGCTGGCATTCTCACCATGCACTTTACCGGCATGGCTGCGATGAAGCTGATGCTCCCCAGCGGTGTGGCCCCCTCGGTGCCTTTGGACAACAACCCCATGCAACTGGGGCTGATGATGGCAGTGATCACCCTGCTGGTGATTGGCAGCAGCGTCAGCGCCGCCTTGGCGGACAAAAAGCTGCAACACAAAGAAACTGACCTGCGGCGGGTCAACGCGCTGCTCAGCGAACTGGACCAGGCCCGGGCGTCCCTGCAGCAGGTGGCCCATTACGATGCCTTGACCAGCCTGCTCAATCGTCGTGGTTTCAATCAGATCTTCGCCGAGAAGCTCGCTGAAAAGACGCAGAGCGAAGGTATGCTCGCGGTGATCTTCCTCGATATCGATCACTTCAAACGCATCAACGACAGCCTCGGCCATGACGCCGGCGACCAACTGCTCACCGTCCTCGCCAACCAAATCAAAGGCTCAGTACGCAGCCACGATGACGTGGTCGCCCGTTTTGGCGGCGACGAATTCTGCATTCTGATCAGCATTCATCATCGCGACGAAGCGCGGCATATGGCTCAGCGCATCATGCAGAAGATGAAAGACCCGATAGAACTGGCCGGGCGGCGCATGGTAATGACCACCAGCATCGGTATCAGCCTGTTTCCCGAGGATGGCAGTACCAGCGAGGAGCTGCTGAAAACCGCTGATCTTGCGCTCTACCAATCCAAGGACGCCGGCCGAAACAGCCTGAACTTCTTCAGCTCCAACCTGAAAACCCGAGCCTTTCTTGAGCTTCAATTGGAAGAAGAGCTGCGCAGCGCCCTGCGGGACAGGAACGAGCTGGTGCTCTACTACCAACCCATCCTTGACCTGCAAAAAGGCAAAGTCACCCGGCTCGAAGCCCTGGTGCGCTGGCAACATCCGCAACACGGGCTACTGATGCCAGATCGCTTTATCAGCATTGCCGAACACAACGGGTTGATTGGTGAACTGGACAATTGGGTTCTGCGCCAGGCCTGTGCCGACCTGAGCCTATTGTCCGAGCGGGGCTACCCCGAACTGACCGTGGCGGTGAACTGCTCGGCGCTCAACCTTGCACGGGATGAGCTGGCTGATGAGATCGAAAGCGCCCTGCGCAGTAGCGGAATCGCCGCCAACCGCCTGGAACTGGAGGTAACCGAAAACGCGTTGATGGGCAATATCAGCAGTACCTTGGTGCTGCTGCGGCAAATCCGCGCCTTAGGCGTCTCGCTGTCCATCGACGACTTCGGCACCGGTTACTCATCCCTGGCCTATTTAAAACGCCTGCCGCTGAATACCTTGAAAATCGATCGATCATTCATCCAGGACATTCCCAAATCCACCCCCGATATCGAGATTGTCCAGGCGATCATCGGCATGGCCCACACACTGCACCTGCAGGTGATCACCGAAGGTGTCGAAACCGTGCAACAACTGGAGATATTACAAAAACACGGCTGCGACTTCGTCCAGGGTTACCTGCTCAGCGCCGCGGTGCCGGTCAGCGACATCACTGCGGTTATCGCGGGCCTGGATCAGCGCAACCTGCTCAACCCGTTAAGCCTGGCGGGAGGTAAGGATGTCAGGCTGCTGCAGGACCCCGCGCCCGGTCGTTCAGGTTCAACTTCTGTGGTAAGGCCAATTCGCTGA
- a CDS encoding YkgJ family cysteine cluster protein: protein MSEASPCLSCGACCSHFRVSFFWGECASSGGTVPDDLVVQINPSRVAMIGTDAKPARCCSLEGEVGKSTSCSIYQQRSSVCREFESSWSQGEANVDCDAARAAFGLPPLLEPIYAFELPISA, encoded by the coding sequence ATGTCCGAAGCCAGTCCGTGTCTGAGTTGCGGTGCCTGCTGTTCACACTTTCGCGTGTCTTTCTTTTGGGGCGAATGCGCCTCATCGGGTGGAACGGTGCCCGATGACCTGGTGGTACAGATCAATCCCAGCCGGGTGGCAATGATCGGTACCGACGCCAAACCCGCGCGTTGCTGCAGCCTCGAGGGAGAAGTGGGAAAAAGCACGAGTTGCTCGATCTATCAGCAGCGCTCCAGTGTCTGCCGGGAATTCGAGTCGTCATGGAGCCAGGGCGAGGCGAATGTCGATTGTGATGCGGCTCGGGCGGCATTCGGATTGCCACCGCTTCTGGAGCCAATCTACGCGTTCGAGCTACCCATCAGCGCTTAG
- a CDS encoding ABC transporter ATP-binding protein — translation MLQFENVSTFYGKIQALHDVNVEVRQGEIVTLIGANGAGKSTLLMTLCGSPQAYSGSIRYLGEELVGQHSSDIMRKSIAVVPEGRRVFARLTVEENLAMGGFFTDKGDYQEQMDKVLHLFPRLKERFNQRGGTMSGGEQQMLAIGRALMSKPKLLLLDEPSLGLAPIIIQQIFDIIEQLRKDGVTVFLVEQNANQALKIADRAYVLENGRVVMQGSGEQLLTDPKVREAYLGG, via the coding sequence ATGCTGCAATTCGAAAACGTTTCCACCTTCTACGGCAAGATCCAGGCCCTGCATGACGTCAACGTCGAAGTGCGCCAGGGCGAGATCGTCACGCTGATCGGTGCCAACGGTGCCGGCAAGTCCACCCTGCTGATGACCCTGTGCGGTTCGCCCCAGGCCTATAGCGGCAGCATCCGCTACCTGGGTGAAGAATTGGTGGGCCAACACTCCTCGGACATCATGCGCAAGAGCATCGCGGTGGTGCCGGAAGGCCGTCGCGTGTTCGCCCGCCTGACCGTGGAAGAAAACCTCGCCATGGGCGGTTTCTTCACCGACAAGGGTGACTATCAGGAACAGATGGATAAGGTGCTGCACCTGTTCCCGCGGCTCAAGGAGCGCTTCAACCAGCGTGGCGGCACGATGTCCGGCGGGGAGCAGCAAATGCTCGCCATCGGCCGGGCACTGATGAGCAAGCCCAAACTGTTGCTGTTGGACGAGCCGTCCCTGGGACTGGCACCGATCATCATCCAGCAAATCTTTGACATCATCGAGCAACTGCGCAAGGACGGTGTCACGGTGTTCCTGGTGGAACAGAACGCCAACCAGGCGCTGAAAATCGCCGACCGTGCCTACGTGCTGGAAAACGGTCGGGTGGTGATGCAGGGCAGTGGCGAACAACTCCTGACCGATCCAAAGGTGCGTGAGGCCTACCTGGGCGGCTAA
- a CDS encoding DUF2063 domain-containing protein yields the protein MSRQDEFANALLALERPCPGGLFSSNGADPASRFAVYRNNVHSSLINALAAGYPVTLQLVGEAFFRAMAGLYVQAFPPGSPLINEYGNDFADFIQGFAPAASVPYLADVARLERLRVKAYHAADVLSLDQQAVITALQQQSTLGELRLQLHPCVATLNSAYAVVGLWAAHQTGESWATLNPLHAQSALVLRNGLEVKVFAIDSGSVAFINSLNNGWPMEMSLAYALDAAAEFDLHQCLALLIGYGAITHLHTEQKVSP from the coding sequence GTGAGCCGTCAGGATGAGTTTGCCAATGCTCTGCTGGCACTCGAGAGGCCTTGCCCCGGAGGCCTGTTCAGCAGCAATGGTGCTGACCCGGCCAGTCGTTTTGCGGTCTATCGCAACAACGTTCACAGCTCATTGATCAACGCCCTGGCTGCCGGTTATCCGGTGACCTTGCAACTGGTGGGCGAAGCGTTTTTCCGGGCCATGGCGGGACTCTACGTCCAGGCGTTCCCGCCAGGCAGCCCACTGATCAATGAGTACGGCAATGATTTCGCCGACTTTATCCAGGGCTTTGCCCCCGCCGCCAGCGTGCCGTACCTGGCCGATGTGGCACGGCTGGAGCGTCTGCGGGTGAAGGCCTATCACGCGGCAGATGTGTTGTCCCTGGATCAGCAGGCCGTTATCACCGCCTTGCAACAACAGTCCACCCTGGGCGAGTTGCGCCTGCAACTGCATCCCTGCGTCGCGACCCTGAACTCGGCCTATGCCGTGGTGGGGTTGTGGGCCGCGCACCAGACAGGAGAGTCCTGGGCCACGCTCAATCCCCTGCACGCCCAAAGCGCCCTGGTTCTGCGCAACGGTCTGGAGGTCAAGGTGTTCGCCATCGACAGCGGTTCGGTGGCCTTTATCAACAGCCTCAACAACGGCTGGCCAATGGAAATGTCATTGGCCTACGCCCTGGACGCTGCCGCCGAATTCGACCTGCACCAATGCCTGGCCCTGCTGATCGGCTACGGCGCCATCACTCATTTACACACCGAACAAAAGGTATCGCCATGA
- a CDS encoding high-affinity branched-chain amino acid ABC transporter permease LivM, with protein sequence MSKYLKQALFSALLVWAVAFPVLGLKLSIVGINLEVHGTGPLTLSLIALCSVLMFLRVLFSQQVGALFKGNRGPLVSPKVSQFLTLPRTQRYIIIGLIVAALIWPFFGSRGAVDIATLILIYVLLGLGLNIVVGLAGLLDLGYVGFYAVGAYTYALLSHYLGWGFWICLPLAGMAAATFGFLLGFPVLRLRGDYLAIVTLGFGEIIRLFLRNLTDITGGPNGISSIPKPTFFGLSFDRTAAEGMQTFHEYFGIDYNPVSKVVFLYLVALLLALAALFVINRLLRMPIGRAWEALREDEIACRALGMNPTIIKLSAFTLGATFAGFAGSFFAARQGLVTPESFTFIESAIILAIVVLGGMGSQLGVILAAIVMILLPEMMREFSEYRMLMFGAMMVLMMIWRPQGLLPMQRPHMELRK encoded by the coding sequence ATGAGTAAATATCTTAAACAGGCGCTGTTCAGCGCCTTACTGGTGTGGGCCGTGGCCTTCCCGGTACTCGGGCTGAAGCTGAGCATTGTCGGGATCAACCTTGAAGTACATGGCACCGGCCCCTTGACCTTGTCCCTCATTGCCCTGTGCTCGGTACTGATGTTCCTGCGAGTGCTGTTTAGTCAGCAGGTCGGTGCCTTGTTCAAGGGCAATCGTGGCCCACTGGTGTCGCCCAAGGTCAGCCAGTTCCTGACCCTGCCGCGCACCCAGCGCTACATCATCATCGGCCTGATCGTGGCCGCGTTGATCTGGCCGTTCTTCGGTTCCCGTGGCGCGGTGGATATCGCAACGCTGATCCTGATCTACGTGTTGCTGGGCCTGGGCCTGAACATCGTGGTGGGCCTGGCCGGCTTACTCGACCTGGGTTATGTGGGTTTCTATGCCGTGGGCGCCTATACCTACGCGCTGCTCTCGCATTACCTGGGCTGGGGCTTCTGGATCTGCCTGCCACTGGCCGGCATGGCGGCGGCCACATTTGGCTTCCTGCTGGGCTTCCCGGTACTGCGCTTGCGTGGTGACTATTTGGCGATCGTGACCCTGGGCTTCGGCGAAATCATCCGTCTGTTCCTGCGTAACCTCACCGATATCACCGGCGGCCCCAACGGCATCAGCAGCATCCCCAAGCCGACGTTCTTCGGGCTGTCGTTCGACCGCACCGCGGCCGAAGGCATGCAGACCTTCCATGAGTACTTCGGGATCGACTACAACCCGGTGAGCAAAGTGGTGTTTCTGTACCTGGTGGCGTTGTTGCTGGCGCTGGCGGCCTTGTTCGTGATCAACCGTTTGCTGCGCATGCCGATCGGCCGTGCGTGGGAAGCGCTGCGCGAAGATGAAATCGCCTGCCGTGCGTTAGGCATGAACCCGACAATCATCAAACTTTCGGCATTCACCCTCGGGGCAACATTCGCCGGTTTCGCTGGCAGCTTCTTTGCCGCGCGCCAGGGCTTGGTGACACCGGAGTCATTCACCTTCATCGAGTCGGCAATCATCCTCGCCATCGTGGTACTGGGTGGCATGGGCTCGCAGCTGGGGGTAATCCTCGCCGCGATCGTGATGATCCTGCTGCCGGAAATGATGCGTGAGTTCAGCGAATACCGCATGTTGATGTTCGGCGCCATGATGGTGCTGATGATGATCTGGCGCCCTCAAGGCCTGCTGCCCATGCAACGTCCACACATGGAGCTGCGCAAATGA
- a CDS encoding DoxX family protein translates to MNTAPPCLIQRVIQLFERIPYSLIAFIARFSIAAVFWKSGQTKVEGFAVDLINGTFELGVPRLANSTLPLFRSEYHVPLLSPEVAAHMAAFAEHFFPILILAGFATRFSALALLGMTLTIQLFVYPDAYPTHGTWIALLLLLMAKGPGRLSLDHWIARRFH, encoded by the coding sequence ATGAACACTGCCCCGCCGTGCCTGATCCAACGGGTCATCCAGCTTTTCGAAAGAATTCCCTACAGCCTGATCGCCTTCATCGCACGCTTTTCGATTGCGGCCGTGTTCTGGAAGTCCGGCCAAACCAAGGTTGAGGGCTTTGCCGTGGACCTGATCAACGGCACCTTTGAACTGGGAGTGCCACGCCTGGCCAACTCCACCCTGCCACTGTTTCGCAGCGAATATCACGTACCGTTGCTATCGCCGGAAGTGGCAGCCCATATGGCCGCCTTCGCCGAGCACTTTTTCCCGATCCTGATCCTGGCGGGCTTCGCTACCCGTTTCTCGGCATTGGCATTGCTGGGCATGACGCTGACCATTCAACTGTTCGTCTACCCGGACGCCTATCCCACCCATGGCACCTGGATTGCCCTGCTGCTGCTATTGATGGCCAAGGGGCCAGGCCGCCTGTCCCTTGATCACTGGATTGCCCGGCGCTTCCACTAA
- the livG gene encoding high-affinity branched-chain amino acid ABC transporter ATP-binding protein LivG codes for MNREILKVENLSMRFGGLLAVNGVALTVQEKQVVALIGPNGAGKTTVFNCLTGFYKPAGGTILLDGQPIQGLAGHEIARKGVVRTFQNVRLFKDMTAVENLLIAQHRHLNTNFFAGLFKTPSFRKSEREAMEYAEYWLDKVNLTEFANRPAGTLAYGQQRRLEIARCMMTRPRILMLDEPAAGLNPRETEDLKALIGVLREENNATVLLIEHDMKLVMSISDHIVVINQGTPLADGTPEQIRDNPEVIKAYLGEA; via the coding sequence ATGAACCGCGAGATCCTGAAAGTCGAAAACTTGAGCATGCGCTTCGGCGGTTTGCTGGCGGTCAACGGCGTGGCCCTGACCGTGCAAGAGAAACAGGTTGTGGCCTTGATCGGCCCCAACGGCGCCGGCAAGACCACGGTGTTCAACTGCCTGACCGGCTTCTACAAGCCGGCTGGCGGCACCATCCTGCTGGACGGCCAGCCGATCCAGGGCCTGGCCGGCCACGAGATTGCGCGCAAGGGCGTGGTGCGGACCTTCCAGAACGTGCGGTTGTTCAAGGACATGACGGCGGTCGAGAACCTGTTGATCGCCCAGCATCGTCACCTGAACACCAACTTTTTTGCAGGCCTGTTCAAGACTCCGTCGTTCCGCAAGAGCGAGCGCGAGGCCATGGAGTACGCCGAGTACTGGCTGGACAAGGTCAACCTCACCGAGTTTGCCAACCGCCCTGCCGGGACCCTGGCCTATGGTCAGCAACGCCGCTTGGAAATCGCCCGCTGCATGATGACCCGCCCGCGGATCCTCATGCTCGACGAGCCGGCCGCCGGCCTGAACCCTCGCGAAACCGAGGACCTCAAGGCGCTGATCGGTGTGCTGCGCGAAGAAAACAACGCCACCGTGCTGCTGATCGAACACGACATGAAACTGGTCATGAGCATTTCCGACCATATCGTGGTGATCAACCAGGGCACGCCATTGGCCGACGGGACACCGGAGCAGATCCGCGACAATCCGGAAGTGATCAAAGCCTATTTGGGGGAAGCGTAA
- a CDS encoding DUF2282 domain-containing protein, giving the protein MTTTTRSLSAATLALALGTALSLSALTTTAHAADDMQKCFGVAAAGKNDCAAGAGTSCAGTSKTKDQANAWKLVPAGTCLKTPSTTSPTGFGQEAAFTAKS; this is encoded by the coding sequence ATGACCACCACCACTCGCTCCCTGTCCGCTGCCACCCTCGCCCTGGCCCTGGGTACCGCCCTGAGCTTGTCTGCCCTGACCACCACCGCCCACGCTGCCGACGACATGCAGAAATGCTTCGGCGTCGCCGCAGCCGGCAAGAACGATTGCGCTGCGGGCGCTGGCACTTCCTGCGCGGGAACCTCGAAAACCAAGGATCAGGCCAATGCCTGGAAACTGGTCCCGGCCGGTACCTGCCTCAAAACCCCAAGCACCACCTCGCCGACGGGTTTCGGCCAGGAAGCGGCCTTCACCGCCAAGTCCTGA
- a CDS encoding DUF2288 domain-containing protein, with product MTQEPSTLYAKLLGETAEISWKELEPFFAKGALLWVDTRLDLIEAAEAMAEDNREKVAGWLASEIFGEVSATRALDLVERDPALWAVVVSPWILIQERAA from the coding sequence ATGACGCAAGAACCTAGCACCCTCTATGCCAAGCTGCTCGGCGAGACCGCCGAAATCTCCTGGAAGGAGCTTGAGCCGTTCTTTGCCAAGGGTGCCCTATTGTGGGTCGACACCCGTCTGGATTTGATCGAGGCCGCCGAAGCGATGGCTGAAGATAATCGGGAGAAAGTCGCGGGTTGGCTGGCTTCAGAGATCTTTGGCGAGGTGTCTGCGACGCGGGCATTGGACCTGGTTGAGCGTGATCCGGCACTGTGGGCGGTGGTGGTTTCGCCTTGGATTCTGATCCAGGAAAGGGCGGCGTAA
- the livH gene encoding high-affinity branched-chain amino acid ABC transporter permease LivH, producing MPEIYHFFQTLVNGMTVGSTYALIAIGYTMVYGIIGMINFAHGEVYMIGSYVAFIALAGLAMLGIHSLPLLMTAAFLASIVVTSAYGYSIERVAYRPLRGSNRLIPLISAIGMSIFLQNTVLLSQDSKDKSIPNLIPGSISFGPGGAQEVLISYMQILVFVVTLVAMLGLTLFISRSRLGRACRACAEDIKMANLLGINTNNIIALTFVIGAALAAVAAVLLSMQYGVINPNAGFLVGLKAFTAAVLGGIGSIPGAMLGGLVLGVAEAFGADVFGDQYKDVVAFGLLVLVLLFRPTGILGRPEVEKV from the coding sequence ATGCCTGAGATCTATCATTTTTTCCAAACGCTGGTTAACGGCATGACCGTTGGCAGCACCTATGCCTTGATAGCCATTGGCTACACAATGGTTTACGGCATCATTGGAATGATTAACTTCGCCCATGGCGAGGTGTACATGATTGGTTCCTACGTGGCCTTCATCGCCCTTGCCGGGCTGGCCATGCTGGGTATCCATTCCCTGCCGCTGTTGATGACCGCTGCGTTCCTGGCGTCCATCGTCGTAACCAGTGCCTATGGCTACAGTATCGAACGCGTTGCGTACCGCCCCTTGCGTGGCAGCAACCGCTTGATCCCGCTGATCTCTGCGATCGGCATGTCGATTTTCCTGCAGAACACCGTATTGCTGTCCCAGGATTCCAAGGACAAATCCATTCCCAACCTGATCCCGGGGAGCATCTCCTTTGGTCCAGGCGGCGCACAAGAAGTGCTGATTTCCTACATGCAGATCCTGGTCTTCGTCGTCACCCTGGTGGCCATGCTGGGCCTGACCCTGTTCATCTCCCGCTCTCGTCTGGGGCGCGCCTGCCGGGCCTGCGCCGAAGATATCAAGATGGCCAACCTGCTGGGGATCAACACCAACAACATCATCGCCCTGACCTTCGTCATCGGTGCCGCACTGGCGGCCGTCGCTGCTGTGTTGCTGAGCATGCAGTATGGCGTGATCAACCCCAACGCCGGTTTCCTGGTGGGCCTGAAGGCCTTCACCGCGGCGGTATTGGGCGGCATCGGCAGCATTCCGGGCGCCATGCTCGGTGGGCTGGTGCTGGGGGTGGCCGAAGCCTTTGGCGCCGATGTGTTCGGTGACCAGTACAAGGATGTGGTGGCATTCGGTCTTTTGGTTCTGGTGCTGTTGTTCCGGCCGACCGGCATTCTGGGCCGTCCGGAGGTTGAGAAAGTATGA
- a CDS encoding branched-chain amino acid ABC transporter substrate-binding protein, whose product MNKATKQISKLFAAMVLAGVASHSFAADTIKIGIAGPKTGPVTQYGDMQFMGAKQAIEDINAKGGVDGKMLEAKEYDDACDPKQAVAVANKVVNDGVKFVVGHLCSSSTQPASDIYEDEGVIMITPAATSPEITSRGYKLIFRTIGLDSAQGPAAGNYIADHVKPKVVAVIHDKQQYGEGIATAVKQTLEKKGVKVALFEGINAGDKDFGSLIQKLKQANVDFVYYGGYHPELGLILRQAKEKGVNAKFMGPEGVGNDSISQIAQGASEGLLVTLPKSFDTDPANKAIVEEFTKNKQDPTGPFVFPAYSAVEVIAGGIAAAKSEDTAKVAAAIHAGTFKTPTGDLSFDAKGDLKDFKFVVYEWHFGKPKTEVSPQ is encoded by the coding sequence ATGAATAAGGCTACTAAGCAGATTTCCAAACTGTTTGCCGCTATGGTTCTGGCCGGGGTTGCCAGCCATTCGTTCGCAGCTGACACCATCAAGATCGGTATCGCCGGCCCTAAAACCGGCCCGGTGACCCAGTACGGCGACATGCAGTTCATGGGTGCCAAACAGGCAATCGAGGACATCAACGCCAAGGGCGGCGTAGATGGCAAAATGCTCGAAGCCAAGGAATACGATGATGCTTGCGATCCAAAACAAGCCGTTGCCGTAGCCAACAAAGTGGTCAACGACGGCGTCAAGTTTGTAGTCGGTCACCTCTGCTCCAGCTCCACTCAGCCAGCGTCCGACATCTATGAAGACGAAGGCGTGATCATGATCACCCCGGCTGCCACCAGCCCGGAAATCACTTCCCGTGGCTACAAGCTGATCTTCCGCACCATCGGCCTGGACAGCGCTCAAGGCCCAGCAGCCGGCAACTACATCGCCGACCACGTGAAGCCGAAAGTCGTAGCCGTTATTCACGACAAACAGCAATACGGTGAAGGCATCGCCACCGCCGTTAAACAGACCCTCGAGAAGAAAGGCGTGAAAGTTGCCCTCTTCGAAGGCATCAACGCTGGCGACAAAGACTTCGGCTCGCTCATTCAGAAGCTCAAGCAAGCCAACGTCGACTTCGTCTACTACGGCGGCTACCACCCTGAACTCGGCCTGATCCTGCGCCAAGCCAAGGAAAAAGGCGTGAATGCCAAGTTCATGGGCCCAGAAGGCGTCGGCAACGATTCCATCTCGCAAATCGCCCAGGGCGCTTCCGAAGGCCTGCTGGTCACCCTGCCGAAGTCATTCGACACCGATCCTGCCAACAAGGCAATCGTTGAAGAGTTCACCAAGAACAAGCAGGATCCAACCGGTCCGTTCGTGTTCCCGGCCTACTCGGCTGTTGAAGTGATCGCCGGCGGTATCGCTGCCGCGAAGAGCGAAGACACCGCCAAGGTGGCTGCTGCCATCCACGCCGGTACCTTCAAGACCCCGACTGGCGACCTGAGCTTCGACGCCAAGGGCGACCTGAAGGACTTCAAATTCGTCGTCTACGAATGGCACTTCGGCAAACCAAAAACCGAAGTCTCCCCTCAGTAA